One Ammospiza caudacuta isolate bAmmCau1 chromosome 11, bAmmCau1.pri, whole genome shotgun sequence genomic window carries:
- the SLITRK3 gene encoding SLIT and NTRK-like protein 3 yields the protein MMKPSTAERLHKGRMLWIILLSTIALAWTTPIPLIEDSEELDEPCFDPCYCEVKESLFHIHCDNKGFINISQITESWSRPFKLYLQRNSMRKLYTNSFLHLNNAVSINLGNNALQDIQTGAFNGLRVLKRLYLHENKLDIFRNDTFLGLESLEYLQADYNVIKRIESGAFRNLSKLRVLILNDNLIPMLPTNLFKSVSLTHLDLRGNRLKVLSYRGMLDHIGRSLMEIQLEENPWNCTCEIVQLKSWLERIPYTALVGDITCETPFHFHGKDLREIKRSKLCPMLSDSEVEASLGIPQLSSSKENAWPTKPSSMLSSFHFTASSVEYKTSNKQPKPTKQPRAPRPPPTPRGLYPGPNQPPVAAYQTRPPIPIICPTGCSCSLHINDLGLTVNCKERGFHNISELLPRPLNAKKLYLSGNLIQKIYRSDFWNFSSLDLLHLGNNRISYVQDGAFINLPNLKSLYLNGNDIERLTPGMFRGLQSLHYLYFEYNLIREIQPAAFSLMPNLKLLFLNDNLLRTLPTDAFAGTSLARLNLRNNHFLALPVAGVLEHLHAIVQIDLKLNPWDCTCDLVPLKQWLEALSSVSVVGEVLCASPEPLARRDLRSLELAALCPAALRPAAAAAASPPAAAPPPPAATGAAAYELPPAAAAAAVPLSVLILSLLVLFFSAVLVAAGLFAFVLRRRRRKLPFRGPRAEAADLGAVPLRCPRLFPEGGGGGGGGGGGPGERSPEKAPPAGHVYDYIPHPVTQMCNNPIYKPREEEEAAGGGGGGEAAELLRGGGERGFAHPASPAAAPEPGSSYRTLLEKEQEWSLAVSSSQLNTIVAVHPQHPAGGGLAAGALGAAAAAAAGAPRDRDRPPPCAVGFVDCLYGTVPKLKELHVHPPGMQYPDLQQDARLKETLLFAAGKGFPDHQTPTSEYLELRAKLQTKPDYLEVLEKTTYRF from the coding sequence ATGATGAAACCTTCCACGGCAGAGAGGCTTCATAAAGGAAGGATGTTGTGGATAATTCTTCTAAGCACAATTGCTCTAGCATGGACTACACCTATTCCCTTGATAGAGGACTCGGAGGAACTGGATGAGCCCTGCTTTGATCCATGTTACTGTGAAGTGAAGGAGAGCCTTTTCCATATACATTGTGACAACAAGGGATTTATAAATATTAGTCAGATAACAGAGTCGTGGTCGAGACCTTTTAAACTTTATCTGCAGAGGAATTCCATGAGGAAATTGTACACCAACAGTTTTCTTCACTTGAACAATGCTGTATCTATTAACCTTGGGAACAATGCACTGCAGGACATTCAGACGGGGGCTTTTAACGGGCTTCGAGTTCTGAAGAGGTTGTATTTGCACGAAAACAAATTGGACATTTTCAGGAACGACACTTTCCTGGGTTTGGAAAGTCTGGAATATCTGCAGGCAGATTACAATGTCATTAAACGGATTGAAAGCGGGGCATTTCGAAACCTAAGTAAATTGAGGGTCCTTATCCTAAATGACAATCTTATCCCCATGCTTCCCACCAATTTATTTAAGTCTGTGTCCTTAACCCACTTGGACTTGCGGGGGAACCGCCTCAAAGTCCTTTCGTACCGCGGGATGTTGGACCACATTGGCAGGAGCCTGATGGAGATCCAGCTGGAGGAGAACCCGTGGAACTGTACGTGCGAGATCGTGCAGCTCAAGAGCTGGCTGGAGCGCATCCCCTACACCGCTCTCGTGGGGGACATCACCTGCGAGACGCCCTTCCACTTCCACGGGAAGGACCTGCGGGAGATCAAGAGGAGCAAGCTCTGCCCCATGCTGTCCGACTCCGAGGTGGAAgccagcctgggcatccctcAGCTGTCCTCCAGCAAGGAGAACGCGTGGCCTACCAAGCCTTCCTCCATGCTGTCCTCCTTCCATTTCACCGCTTCCTCTGTTGAGTACAAAACGTCCAACAAGCAGCCCAAGCCCACCAAGCAGCCCCGGGCGCCCCGGCCTCCCCCGACCCCTCGTGGCCTGTACCCCGGGCCCAACCAACCTCCCGTGGCTGCCTACCAGACCCGGCCCCCCATCCCCATCATCTGCCCCACCGGCTGCTCTTGCAGTTTGCACATCAACGACCTGGGCCTGACGGTCAACTGCAAGGAGCGCGGATTCCACAACATCTCCGAGCTCCTGCCCAGGCCCTTGAACGCCAAGAAGCTGTACCTGAGCGGGAATTTGATCCAGAAAATCTACCGCTCCgatttctggaatttttccTCCTTGGATCTCTTACACCTGGGGAACAACCGGATCTCCTACGTGCAGGACGGGGCGTTCATCAACCTGCCGAACCTCAAGAGCCTGTACCTGAACGGGAACGACATCGAGCGGCTCACCCCGGGCATGTTCCGGGGCCTGCAGAGTTTGCATTACCTGTACTTCGAGTACAACCTGATCAGGGAAATCCAGCCGGCGGCCTTTAGCCTCATGCCCAACCTGAAGCTCCTCTTCCTCAACGACAACCTGCTCCGCACGCTGCCCACCGACGCCTTCGCCGGCACCTCCCTGGCGCGCCTCAACCTGCGCAACAACCACTTCTTGGCGCTGCCGGTGGCCGGGGTGCTGGAGCACCTGCACGCCATCGTGCAGATCGACCTGAAGCTCAACCCCTGGGACTGCACCTGCGACCTGGTGCCGCTCAAGCAGTGGCTGGAGGCGCTCAGCTCCGTCAGCGTGGTGGGCGAGGTGCTGTGCGCCAGCCCCGAGCCGCTGGCCCGCCGCGACCTGCGCTCGCTGGAGCTTGCCGCGCTGTGCCCCGCCGCCCtgcgccccgccgccgccgccgccgcctcgccgcccgccgccgccccgccgccgcccgccgccacCGGCGCGGCCGCCTACGAGCTGCCCCCGGCCGCCGCGGCCGCGGCCGTGCCGCTCTCCGTGCTCATCCTCAGCCTCCTCGTCCTCTTCTTCTCCGCCGTGCTGGTGGCCGCCGGGCTCTTCGCCTTCGTGCTGCGCCGCCGCCGGCGGAAGCTGCCGTTCCGCGGCCcgcgggcggaggcggcggaCCTGGGCGCGGTGCCGCTGCGCTGCCCGCGCCTCTTCCCcgagggcggcggcggcgggggcggcggcggcggcggtccCGGGGAGCGCTCCCCGGAGAAGGCGCCCCCGGCGGGCCACGTCTACGACTACATCCCGCACCCGGTGACCCAGATGTGCAACAACCCCATCTACAAGCCGCGCGAGGAGGAAgaggcggcgggcggcggcggcggcggcgaggcGGCCGAGCTGCTGCGGGGCGGCGGCGAGCGCGGCTTCGCCCACCCCGCCTCCCCCGCCGCCGCGCCCGAGCCGGGCAGCAGCTACCGCACCTtgctggagaaggagcaggagtggAGCCTGGCCGTGTCCAGCTCGCAGCTCAACACCATCGTGGCCgtgcacccccagcaccccgCGGGCGGAGGGCTGGCGGCGGGCGCGctcggggcggcggcggcggcggcggcgggagcccCGCGGGACCGCGACCGCCCGCCGCCCTGCGCCGTGGGCTTCGTGGACTGCCTCTACGGCACCGTGCCCAAGCTGAAGGAACTGCACGTCCACCCCCCCGGCATGCAATACCCGGACCTGCAGCAGGACGCCCGGCTGAAGGAGACCCTGCTCTTCGCGGCCGGCAAGGGCTTCCCGGACCACCAAACCCCCACAAGCGAATACCTCGAGTTAAGGGCCAAACTCCAAACCAAGCCGGATTACCTCGAAGTCCTGGAGAAGACCACGTACCGGTTCTGa